One genomic window of Monodelphis domestica isolate mMonDom1 chromosome 1, mMonDom1.pri, whole genome shotgun sequence includes the following:
- the CBLN1 gene encoding cerebellin-1, which produces MMGALELLLLGAAWLAGPARGQNETEPIVLEGKCLVVCDSNPTSDPTGTALGISVRSGSAKVAFSAIRSTNHEPSEMSNRTMIIYFDQVLVNIGNNFDPERSTFISPRKGIYSFNFHVVKVYNRQTIQVSLMLNGWPVISAFAGDQDVTREAASNGVLIQMEKGDRAYLKLERGNLMGGWKYSTFSGFLVFPL; this is translated from the exons GTTGGCTGGGCCGGCTCGTGGGCAGAATGAGACGGAGCCCATCGTGCTGGAGGGCAAGTGCCTGGTGGTGTGCGATTCCAATCCCACGTCCGACCCCACGGGCACGGCGCTGGGAATTTCTGTGCGTTCTGGCAGCGCCAAGGTGGCTTTCTCTGCCATTAGAAGCACTAATCACGAACCGTCCGAAATGAGCAACCGTACGATGATCATTTACTTTGACCAG GTACTAGTGAACATCGGGAATAACTTCGACCCGGAGAGAAGCACTTTCATCTCTCCACGGAAAGGGATTTACAGTTTTAACTTCCATGTGGTGAAAGTCTACAACAGACAGACCATCCAG GTGAGCCTGATGTTAAATGGGTGGCCTGTGATTTCGGCTTTCGCTGGTGACCAGGATGTGACCCGAGAGGCAGCCAGCAACGGTGTTCTAATACAAATGGAGAAGGGGGATCGAGCGTACCTCAAATTGGAGCGAGGGAACTTGATGGGGGGCTGGAAATACTCGACATTCTCTGGATTTCTCGTATTCCCTCTCTAA